The following coding sequences are from one Aerosakkonema funiforme FACHB-1375 window:
- a CDS encoding DUF5615 family PIN-like protein yields MARLYADEQFPRLVVELLRSFGHDVLTVQEAGKANLKIPDEEVLAFAVSEKRAVLTLNREDFFRLHRLRPEHFGIIACKDDSNRERMAARINEAIYAEESLQGKLIRVIRPSR; encoded by the coding sequence ATGGCGCGTCTTTATGCAGACGAACAATTCCCAAGACTGGTAGTAGAATTGTTACGAAGTTTCGGTCACGACGTTTTGACAGTACAGGAAGCAGGAAAGGCAAATCTTAAGATTCCCGATGAAGAAGTTTTAGCATTTGCTGTCAGTGAAAAACGCGCTGTTTTGACTTTAAATAGAGAAGATTTCTTCCGACTTCACCGCTTACGACCAGAACACTTTGGGATTATTGCTTGCAAAGACGACTCGAATAGAGAGCGAATGGCGGCACGTATTAACGAAGCAATTTATGCTGAGGAAAGCTTGCAAGGAAAATTGATTCGCGTGATTCGTCCGTCTAGATAA